Proteins encoded in a region of the Streptomyces sp. PCS3-D2 genome:
- a CDS encoding HAD family phosphatase: protein MNGPEAVVFDTDGVLLGTEARHAAAWKEAFDGCLAAWQSGREGRPPRPFDALRDYRELVDGRARLDGVRAFLASRRIALPAGTPQDPPGCGTVHAVAARKEQIFSEALRTEDVRAFADVPPTLRQLRERSLRCAAVSASRHARALLEAAHLGSSFDALVDGEDAAALDLPGKPAPALFLEAAARLGTAPARAAVVEDALVGVEAARRGGFRLVVGLDREDDPHLREALLAHGAHLVLRGLTELPAVLQGGRP from the coding sequence ATGAACGGTCCGGAAGCGGTCGTCTTCGACACCGACGGAGTGCTTCTCGGCACCGAAGCCCGTCACGCGGCCGCCTGGAAGGAGGCCTTCGACGGCTGCCTCGCCGCATGGCAGTCGGGGCGCGAGGGGAGGCCACCACGACCCTTCGACGCACTGCGCGACTACCGGGAGCTGGTGGACGGCAGGGCCCGCCTCGACGGGGTACGCGCCTTCCTCGCCTCCCGCCGGATCGCGCTTCCCGCCGGGACCCCGCAGGATCCACCGGGTTGCGGAACCGTCCACGCCGTGGCGGCCCGCAAGGAGCAGATCTTCTCCGAGGCTCTCCGGACCGAAGACGTCAGGGCCTTCGCCGACGTCCCGCCCACCCTCCGGCAGCTGCGCGAGAGGTCGCTGCGGTGCGCGGCCGTCTCGGCGTCCCGGCACGCCCGCGCCCTCCTGGAAGCCGCGCACCTCGGCAGCTCGTTCGATGCACTGGTGGACGGTGAGGACGCCGCCGCGCTGGACCTGCCCGGAAAGCCCGCCCCCGCTCTCTTCCTGGAAGCCGCCGCCCGCCTCGGTACCGCCCCGGCGAGGGCGGCCGTGGTGGAGGACGCACTCGTCGGCGTGGAAGCCGCGCGCCGCGGAGGATTCCGGCTGGTCGTGGGACTCGACCGGGAGGACGATCCGCACCTGCGCGAGGCCCTCCTGGCACACGGCGCCCACCTCGTCCTGCGCGGTCTGACCGAACTGCCCGCCGTCCTCCAGGGCGGTCGCCCGTGA
- a CDS encoding NAD(P)-binding domain-containing protein, translated as MSETTTELPVVVIGAGPAGLAAAAHLLGRDITPLVLEAGPVAGAAVREWAHVRLFSRWGEVVDPAAEKLLAPTGWTKPAEDSYPSGGDWAERYLQPLADVLGERVRYGARVTGVSRTGRDRIVDADREAQPFVVHYENADGHEDRLLARAVIDASGTWSTPSPAGGSGLAALGEKAAADRITYRVPDLKDPAARARYAGKRTAVIGSGASAFTALASLAALAEADDGRGTHATWILRRGISGSTFGGGEADQLPARGALGLAAKAAVDGGHADAVTGFRTDAFERDGDGRLVLVGEDGRRLEPVDEVIVLTGFRPDLDFLDELRLGLDERLQAPVELAPLIDPNQHSCGTVYPHGVGELSHPEKDVYLVGMKSYGRAPTFLALTGYEQVRSIAAHLAGDREAAERVELTLPETGVCGGAGLFDEPAATEEAGGGCCGTPATLSVGAAPAASGGC; from the coding sequence ATGAGCGAGACCACCACCGAGCTGCCCGTCGTCGTCATCGGAGCCGGCCCCGCCGGACTCGCGGCCGCCGCCCACCTCCTGGGTCGCGACATCACCCCCCTCGTCCTGGAGGCCGGCCCCGTCGCCGGGGCCGCGGTGCGCGAGTGGGCCCACGTGCGGCTGTTCTCCCGCTGGGGCGAGGTCGTCGACCCGGCCGCGGAGAAGCTCCTCGCCCCGACCGGCTGGACCAAGCCCGCCGAGGACTCCTACCCCTCCGGCGGTGACTGGGCCGAGCGCTACCTCCAACCGCTCGCCGACGTGCTCGGCGAGCGGGTCCGCTACGGCGCCCGCGTCACGGGTGTCTCCCGCACCGGCCGCGACCGCATCGTCGACGCCGACCGTGAAGCCCAGCCCTTCGTCGTCCACTACGAGAACGCCGACGGCCACGAAGACCGCCTCCTCGCCCGCGCGGTCATCGACGCCTCCGGCACCTGGTCCACCCCGAGTCCCGCCGGCGGCAGCGGACTGGCCGCCCTCGGCGAGAAGGCCGCCGCCGACCGCATCACCTACCGCGTCCCGGACCTGAAGGACCCCGCCGCCCGTGCCCGTTACGCCGGGAAGCGCACCGCGGTCATCGGCTCCGGCGCCTCCGCCTTCACCGCCCTCGCCTCCCTGGCCGCCCTCGCCGAGGCCGACGACGGCCGGGGCACGCACGCGACGTGGATCCTGCGCCGGGGTATCTCCGGCTCCACGTTCGGCGGTGGCGAGGCCGACCAACTGCCCGCCCGCGGCGCCCTCGGGCTGGCGGCGAAGGCCGCGGTCGACGGCGGCCACGCCGACGCGGTCACCGGCTTCCGCACCGACGCCTTCGAGCGAGACGGGGACGGCCGCCTGGTTCTCGTCGGGGAGGACGGCCGCCGTTTGGAACCGGTGGACGAAGTCATCGTCCTCACGGGCTTCCGCCCCGACCTCGACTTCCTGGACGAGCTCCGTCTCGGTCTCGACGAGCGCCTCCAGGCCCCGGTCGAGCTCGCGCCGCTGATCGACCCGAACCAGCACTCCTGCGGCACCGTCTACCCCCACGGTGTGGGCGAGCTCTCCCACCCGGAGAAGGACGTCTACCTGGTCGGCATGAAGTCCTACGGTCGCGCCCCCACCTTCCTCGCCCTCACCGGCTACGAGCAGGTCCGCTCCATCGCCGCGCACCTCGCGGGGGATCGCGAGGCGGCGGAGCGCGTCGAGCTCACCCTCCCGGAGACCGGGGTCTGCGGCGGCGCGGGTCTCTTCGACGAGCCCGCAGCAACGGAAGAGGCCGGC
- a CDS encoding 1-phosphofructokinase family hexose kinase, producing the protein MTAAGDVARPGAGSVQQGEARGDAAGPPVVTLTMNPAVDLCWEVDHLEEIGKNRARVRSVAVGGGGINVARHVVRFGGRATAVHTAGGEVGLRLNRLLEEEGIDHVCVDVEDDTREALVLFDAASRRSYHVVPPGPRLHAREGQRGLEVLAQAAASSPYVVASGSLPGGLSDDYYAAVARQVREAGSRLVLDTSGPALRAALTEGVFLFRCNRTEAAGLTGRAVNGFDDARALNEHLLETGAAEIAVTTLGELGALCSTHLGHTELHTPPLPGEPLSDAGAGDSMVAALTTELVAGADPVSACALGVATAAAAMLTPSTEPFDVDVALALRSQVRTVGA; encoded by the coding sequence ATGACCGCCGCAGGGGACGTGGCGCGACCGGGTGCCGGGAGCGTGCAGCAGGGCGAAGCCCGCGGGGACGCCGCAGGGCCGCCCGTCGTCACCTTGACGATGAATCCCGCGGTCGATCTCTGCTGGGAGGTCGACCACCTGGAGGAGATCGGAAAGAACCGCGCGCGGGTCAGGTCCGTGGCCGTCGGCGGCGGAGGGATCAACGTCGCACGTCACGTCGTCCGCTTCGGAGGACGGGCCACCGCCGTCCACACCGCGGGAGGCGAGGTCGGCCTGCGCCTCAACCGGCTGCTGGAGGAAGAGGGCATCGACCACGTGTGCGTCGACGTCGAGGACGACACCCGCGAAGCACTCGTACTCTTCGATGCCGCGTCGCGTCGCAGCTACCACGTCGTGCCTCCCGGCCCACGACTGCACGCACGGGAGGGACAGCGGGGCCTGGAGGTGCTGGCACAGGCCGCCGCCAGCAGCCCGTACGTCGTGGCCAGTGGAAGCCTGCCCGGCGGCCTGTCCGACGACTACTACGCGGCCGTCGCGCGCCAGGTCAGGGAAGCCGGGTCGCGACTGGTGCTGGACACCTCCGGTCCTGCTCTTCGGGCAGCGCTCACGGAGGGCGTGTTCCTGTTCAGGTGCAACCGGACGGAGGCCGCCGGGCTCACCGGCCGGGCCGTCAACGGCTTCGACGACGCCCGAGCCCTCAACGAGCACCTGCTCGAAACGGGGGCCGCCGAGATCGCCGTCACCACGCTCGGAGAGCTGGGCGCCCTGTGCTCGACCCACCTCGGCCACACCGAGCTCCACACACCGCCGCTGCCCGGCGAACCCCTGAGCGATGCGGGGGCGGGAGACAGCATGGTCGCCGCTCTCACCACGGAGCTGGTCGCCGGAGCGGACCCCGTCAGCGCCTGCGCCCTGGGCGTGGCCACGGCCGCCGCAGCGATGCTCACCCCCAGCACCGAACCCTTCGACGTGGACGTGGCGCTGGCGCTCCGCTCGCAGGTGAGGACCGTCGGTGCCTGA
- a CDS encoding CBS domain-containing protein produces MTSTPYTVADVMTTQVVAVTPDTGFKDIAAAMKRWKVTALPVVEGEGRVVGVVSEADLLPKEQFHEHGPGMIDRMRRLGHDAKAGSTHAEDLMTSPAVTIRPDAVLPRAARLMADRRIKRLPVVDADGTLRGIVSRADLLKVFLRTDEELTEEIRRSVIERLFPVSHDRVTVTVARGTATLTGSVRDPHLIPMAERLARSVEGVVDVRCRLEARGAA; encoded by the coding sequence ATGACCTCCACCCCGTACACCGTCGCCGACGTGATGACCACCCAGGTCGTCGCCGTCACGCCCGACACCGGATTCAAGGACATCGCCGCCGCGATGAAGCGGTGGAAGGTGACCGCGCTCCCCGTCGTCGAGGGCGAGGGCCGTGTCGTCGGAGTGGTCTCCGAGGCCGATCTCCTGCCCAAGGAGCAGTTCCACGAGCACGGCCCGGGCATGATCGACCGGATGCGGCGCCTCGGTCACGACGCCAAGGCCGGATCCACCCACGCCGAGGACCTCATGACCAGCCCCGCCGTCACGATCCGACCCGACGCCGTCCTGCCCCGGGCCGCTCGCCTGATGGCCGACCGCCGCATCAAGCGCCTCCCGGTGGTCGACGCGGACGGCACCCTCAGGGGCATCGTCAGCCGCGCCGACCTCCTCAAGGTCTTCCTCCGCACGGACGAAGAGCTCACCGAGGAGATCCGCCGCAGCGTCATCGAGCGCCTCTTCCCGGTCTCCCACGACAGGGTCACGGTCACCGTCGCGCGGGGGACCGCCACCCTGACCGGCAGCGTGCGCGACCCGCACCTGATTCCCATGGCCGAACGACTCGCCCGGTCCGTCGAGGGCGTCGTCGACGTCCGCTGCCGGCTGGAGGCGCGCGGCGCGGCGTGA
- a CDS encoding helix-turn-helix transcriptional regulator, which produces MSNAKVLPLLEPDVVAACCPPLTERPMSAGEAEVAARMFKALGDPVRLRLFSAVASHEGGEACVCDISDVGVSQPTVSHHLKKLKEAGLLSSERRGTWVYYRVEPSVLAAMGALLTGAAKTA; this is translated from the coding sequence ATGTCGAATGCGAAGGTTCTGCCGCTACTGGAGCCCGACGTCGTCGCAGCCTGCTGCCCGCCCCTGACCGAGCGCCCGATGTCGGCCGGGGAGGCCGAGGTCGCGGCGAGGATGTTCAAGGCCCTCGGCGACCCCGTGCGCCTGCGCCTGTTCTCCGCCGTCGCCTCCCACGAGGGCGGCGAGGCGTGCGTCTGCGACATCTCCGACGTCGGCGTCTCCCAACCCACCGTCTCCCATCACCTGAAGAAGCTGAAGGAGGCCGGCCTACTGTCCTCCGAGCGCAGGGGGACGTGGGTGTACTACCGGGTCGAGCCGTCGGTGCTCGCCGCCATGGGCGCACTGCTGACAGGCGCCGCGAAGACGGCATGA
- a CDS encoding aquaporin, translated as MTATQPVGTSIPADPPRPAPGATPPRTPLISRAAAELVGTAALVAVVVGSGIQAARLTQDVGLQLLANSTATVFGLGVLIALLGPVSGAHFNPAVTLAEWWTARRGGAGVNARELAVYLPSQVAGAIAGAILADAMFGEPLVKWSTQDRSAGNLLLGEVVATAGLILLIFGLARTDRLRFAPVAVASYIGAAYWFTSSTSFANPAVTIGRAFTDTFAGIAPASVPGFVAVQLVGAVVGLALVAVIFLRGTGDGAAPPE; from the coding sequence TTGACCGCGACCCAGCCCGTCGGCACCTCGATACCTGCCGACCCGCCCCGGCCCGCCCCCGGAGCGACCCCGCCCCGCACCCCGCTGATCTCCCGCGCGGCCGCCGAGCTGGTCGGCACCGCGGCCCTCGTCGCGGTCGTCGTCGGCTCGGGCATCCAGGCCGCGCGACTCACCCAGGACGTGGGCCTGCAGCTGCTGGCCAACTCCACCGCGACGGTGTTCGGGCTCGGCGTCCTGATCGCACTCCTCGGCCCGGTCTCCGGAGCCCACTTCAATCCCGCCGTGACGCTGGCCGAGTGGTGGACCGCCCGTCGTGGCGGCGCCGGCGTCAACGCCCGCGAGCTGGCCGTCTACCTGCCCTCGCAGGTCGCGGGGGCCATCGCGGGCGCGATCCTCGCGGACGCGATGTTCGGGGAACCGCTGGTCAAATGGTCCACCCAGGACCGCTCCGCCGGGAACCTCCTGCTCGGTGAGGTCGTCGCCACGGCCGGTCTGATCCTGCTGATCTTCGGTCTGGCGCGCACGGACCGGCTGCGCTTCGCTCCCGTCGCGGTCGCCTCGTACATCGGCGCCGCCTACTGGTTCACCTCCTCCACCTCCTTCGCCAATCCGGCCGTCACCATCGGGCGTGCCTTCACCGACACGTTCGCGGGCATCGCCCCGGCCTCGGTGCCCGGCTTCGTCGCCGTGCAGCTCGTCGGCGCCGTGGTGGGCCTGGCTCTGGTGGCGGTCATCTTCCTGCGCGGCACGGGGGACGGCGCGGCGCCCCCGGAGTGA
- a CDS encoding helix-turn-helix transcriptional regulator, whose amino-acid sequence MMTSVDTDLIRVLADPLRLRIVTLLARETLCTTHLVEETGAKQTNLSNHMRVLREAGVVETEPCGRYIYYRLRPEVIEALAGRFADLARTARATAEANVKRSCP is encoded by the coding sequence ATGATGACGTCAGTCGACACTGATCTGATCCGGGTTCTGGCCGACCCGCTCAGGCTCCGGATCGTGACCCTGCTCGCACGTGAGACGCTCTGCACCACCCACCTGGTGGAGGAGACGGGCGCCAAGCAGACCAACCTCTCCAACCACATGAGGGTGCTGCGGGAAGCAGGGGTCGTCGAGACGGAGCCGTGCGGGCGGTACATCTACTACCGCCTGCGCCCGGAAGTCATCGAAGCCCTCGCCGGCCGGTTCGCCGACCTCGCCCGGACCGCGCGAGCGACCGCAGAGGCGAACGTCAAGCGGTCCTGCCCGTAG
- a CDS encoding universal stress protein encodes MDSQLEAPRVVVGVDGSPSSQAALRWAVRYAGLVGGRVDAVTAWDLPGAGSWSAPAVDADFDEEEAERRLVEEVRTVLGEGGATQVHERLVRGNPAEVLVDQAEGADMLVVGSRGHGGFRRALLGSVSQQVAQHAPCPVTIVRPEVPAE; translated from the coding sequence ATGGACAGCCAGCTTGAGGCTCCGCGCGTCGTAGTGGGTGTCGACGGATCGCCTTCGTCCCAGGCCGCGCTGCGCTGGGCGGTCCGGTACGCAGGCCTGGTGGGCGGGAGAGTGGACGCGGTCACCGCCTGGGACCTGCCCGGTGCCGGCTCGTGGTCCGCCCCCGCGGTGGACGCAGACTTCGACGAGGAGGAGGCCGAACGGCGTCTGGTCGAGGAGGTCCGGACGGTCCTCGGCGAGGGCGGCGCCACCCAGGTGCACGAGCGCCTGGTGCGCGGCAACCCCGCCGAGGTTCTGGTGGACCAGGCAGAAGGCGCCGACATGCTGGTCGTGGGCAGCCGAGGCCACGGCGGATTCCGGCGGGCCCTGCTCGGCTCGGTCAGCCAGCAGGTGGCACAGCACGCTCCCTGCCCGGTCACCATCGTCCGGCCGGAGGTGCCCGCCGAGTAG
- a CDS encoding glycoside hydrolase family 65 protein has translation MNTAWRWEYRSYDPKAERLVESLCTLGNGRFATRGSSPETVADAVHYPATYLAGCYDRLTSTVAGRKISNEDVVRLPDWTALRYRCLPEGAAPGDWLTPDHPTLRHCSVSLDMRSGTLTRRMLFHDAEGRRLGVTHTRLVHAGDPRLAAQRTVLTAYGWRGRVEIEAVLDGDIANTGVDRYRDLAGQHLVDHRAGVGADDVAWLSCATADSHLRVGLAVRLRARTPAGVRSACTATGVRQTFVLPIRRAEHVVVVKTAALFTSLDRPWGDPLSSSIEHVVHARDFAALLAAHRASWQLLWNQGEVEAPGETGRILRLHAFHVLQTLSPHTAEIDAGVPARGLHGEAYRGHVFWDELFVLPYLSLHFPETARALLMYRHRRLPAARESARRAGARGAMFPWQSGSSGAEETQRLHLNPHSGRWLPDHSHLQHHVGSAVAWNVWHYGRATGDAGFMHGPGAELLLDVAHFWGAVATWDAGFGRYRIRGAVGPDEYHDAYPDAPAPGIDDNAYTNVAAAWVLARALDLYEELPNARRAELRAHLGIGVDDLHHWEEVSHRLYVPFHADVISQFHGYGDLAELDWDAYRARYHDIRRLDRILEAEGDTPNRYQASKQADTLMLGYLFRPWELARLFARLGYRLDDELWRRTVAYYLRRTCHGSTLSSLVHGWVLARQQGGSAWRYCQEALRSDIADVQGGTTGEGIHLGAMGGTLDLVERGIVGLDPGTDGLHVDPVPLSEVPASTFPVCYLGHRNIRITFRPGRIGIRVPPSRLGPVPLVLPGDRRASVAAGEERWFRLPDDRAGGGPHPAARTGDRCR, from the coding sequence GTGAACACCGCCTGGCGGTGGGAGTACCGCAGCTACGACCCGAAGGCCGAGCGGCTGGTCGAGTCCCTGTGCACCCTCGGCAACGGACGCTTCGCCACGAGGGGTTCATCCCCGGAGACCGTCGCCGACGCCGTCCACTACCCGGCCACGTACCTCGCCGGCTGCTACGACCGGCTCACTTCCACGGTCGCCGGACGGAAGATCTCCAACGAGGACGTGGTCCGCCTGCCGGACTGGACCGCCCTGCGCTACCGCTGCCTGCCCGAAGGTGCGGCCCCGGGAGACTGGCTCACCCCCGACCACCCCACCCTGCGCCACTGTTCCGTCTCGCTCGACATGCGATCGGGAACGCTCACCCGCCGCATGCTGTTCCACGACGCCGAGGGCCGCCGCCTGGGTGTCACCCACACCCGTCTCGTCCACGCCGGCGACCCGCGTCTCGCGGCGCAGCGCACCGTCCTCACCGCGTACGGCTGGCGCGGCAGGGTCGAGATCGAGGCCGTGCTGGACGGAGACATCGCGAACACGGGCGTCGACCGCTACCGCGACCTGGCCGGACAGCACCTCGTCGACCACCGGGCCGGGGTGGGGGCGGACGACGTCGCGTGGTTGTCCTGCGCCACCGCTGACTCGCACCTGAGGGTCGGGCTCGCCGTACGCCTGCGGGCCCGGACCCCGGCCGGTGTGCGCAGTGCCTGCACGGCCACCGGCGTCCGGCAGACGTTCGTCCTGCCGATCAGGCGCGCGGAGCACGTCGTGGTCGTGAAGACCGCAGCACTCTTCACCTCCCTCGACCGCCCCTGGGGCGATCCGCTGAGCAGCAGTATCGAGCACGTGGTCCACGCTCGGGACTTCGCCGCCCTGCTGGCCGCCCACCGGGCCTCGTGGCAACTGCTCTGGAACCAGGGCGAAGTGGAAGCCCCGGGCGAGACGGGACGGATCCTGCGCCTGCACGCCTTCCACGTCCTGCAGACCCTTTCCCCGCACACCGCGGAGATCGACGCCGGCGTTCCGGCCCGGGGCCTCCACGGGGAGGCGTACCGCGGACATGTCTTCTGGGACGAGCTCTTCGTCCTGCCCTATCTCTCCCTGCATTTTCCCGAGACCGCACGGGCCCTGCTGATGTACCGGCACCGGCGTCTCCCCGCAGCCCGGGAATCCGCCCGCCGGGCCGGTGCGCGGGGAGCGATGTTCCCCTGGCAGAGCGGTAGTTCCGGAGCGGAGGAGACCCAGCGGCTGCACCTCAACCCGCACTCCGGCCGCTGGCTGCCCGACCACTCCCACCTTCAGCACCACGTGGGCTCCGCCGTCGCCTGGAACGTGTGGCACTACGGACGGGCCACCGGCGACGCCGGATTCATGCACGGACCCGGAGCCGAACTCCTCCTGGACGTGGCCCACTTCTGGGGTGCCGTCGCGACGTGGGACGCCGGCTTCGGCCGGTACCGCATCCGCGGCGCCGTCGGCCCGGACGAGTACCACGACGCCTACCCGGACGCCCCCGCCCCCGGCATCGACGACAACGCGTACACCAATGTCGCAGCGGCATGGGTGCTCGCCCGCGCCCTCGACCTGTACGAAGAGCTGCCGAACGCCAGACGCGCGGAGCTCCGTGCGCACCTGGGCATCGGCGTCGACGACCTGCACCACTGGGAGGAGGTGTCGCACCGCTTGTACGTGCCGTTCCACGCTGACGTGATCAGCCAGTTCCACGGCTACGGCGACCTCGCCGAGCTGGACTGGGACGCCTACCGTGCCCGTTACCACGACATCCGCCGGCTGGACCGGATCCTGGAGGCCGAAGGGGACACGCCCAACCGCTACCAGGCGTCCAAACAGGCCGACACCCTCATGCTCGGCTACCTCTTCCGGCCCTGGGAGCTCGCCCGTCTCTTCGCCCGGCTCGGCTACCGCCTGGACGACGAGCTCTGGCGGCGGACGGTGGCGTACTACCTGCGGCGCACCTGCCACGGCTCGACGCTCAGCAGCCTCGTCCACGGTTGGGTGCTCGCCCGGCAGCAGGGCGGGAGCGCGTGGCGCTACTGCCAGGAGGCCCTGCGCAGTGACATCGCCGATGTCCAGGGCGGCACCACCGGAGAGGGGATCCACCTCGGTGCCATGGGCGGCACGCTCGACCTCGTCGAGCGCGGCATCGTCGGACTCGATCCCGGAACCGACGGCCTGCACGTCGATCCGGTGCCCCTCTCCGAAGTGCCGGCCTCCACCTTCCCGGTCTGCTACCTCGGGCACCGGAACATCCGCATCACCTTCCGACCCGGCCGGATCGGGATCCGGGTTCCGCCGTCCCGGCTGGGGCCCGTGCCCCTCGTCCTGCCCGGAGACAGGCGGGCGAGCGTCGCCGCCGGGGAAGAGAGGTGGTTCCGGCTGCCGGACGACCGTGCCGGGGGCGGGCCGCACCCGGCGGCCCGAACCGGTGACAGGTGCCGGTGA
- a CDS encoding CBS domain-containing protein — protein sequence MPASRYTVSDVMTHTAVAIGREASYKEIVELMHEWKVSAVPVLEGEGRVVGVVSEADLLPKEEFRRAEPLLPDQLDEAAKAGAVLAEDLMSSPAVTVHPGATTAEAARIMARKHVKRLPVVNDVGMLEGVVSRSDLLKVFLRPDEELEEEIRRAVLDELAPGVPLRFSVLEGVVTLRGPLHDRALIPLLAHAVRAVEGVVDVRMEVDGAVSAVA from the coding sequence ATGCCTGCATCGCGCTACACCGTCAGCGACGTCATGACGCACACCGCCGTGGCCATCGGCCGGGAGGCGTCCTACAAGGAGATCGTCGAGCTGATGCACGAATGGAAGGTGAGTGCGGTCCCCGTCCTGGAGGGGGAGGGCCGGGTCGTCGGAGTCGTCTCGGAGGCCGACCTGCTGCCCAAGGAGGAGTTCCGCCGTGCGGAACCCCTCCTGCCGGACCAGCTCGACGAAGCCGCCAAAGCCGGCGCCGTCCTCGCCGAGGACCTGATGTCGAGCCCGGCGGTCACCGTGCACCCGGGCGCCACCACCGCCGAAGCGGCGCGCATCATGGCCCGCAAGCACGTCAAGCGCCTGCCCGTGGTGAACGACGTGGGCATGCTGGAGGGTGTCGTCAGCCGCAGCGACCTGCTGAAGGTGTTCCTGCGACCGGACGAGGAACTGGAGGAGGAGATCCGCCGGGCCGTATTGGACGAGCTCGCGCCGGGTGTACCCCTGCGCTTCTCCGTGCTGGAGGGTGTCGTCACACTCCGGGGACCGCTCCACGACCGCGCCCTGATTCCCCTGCTGGCCCACGCCGTCCGCGCGGTCGAGGGCGTCGTCGACGTCCGCATGGAAGTCGACGGTGCGGTCTCGGCCGTCGCCTGA
- a CDS encoding arsenate reductase ArsC translates to MPSAPAASVLFVCIHNAGRSQMAAGFLRHLAGDRVEVRSAGSMPGEQINPSAVAAMAELGIDISDQKPKVLTPEAAQASDYIITMGCGDACPYFPGKTYLDWQLEDPAGQGVEAVRPIRDAIKGLIEGLISEIDATSKA, encoded by the coding sequence ATGCCCTCCGCTCCTGCCGCCTCCGTCCTGTTCGTGTGCATCCACAACGCCGGCCGCTCCCAGATGGCGGCCGGGTTCCTGCGCCACCTCGCGGGCGACCGCGTCGAGGTCCGCTCGGCCGGCTCCATGCCCGGCGAGCAGATCAACCCCTCCGCCGTCGCCGCCATGGCCGAGCTGGGCATCGACATCTCCGACCAGAAGCCGAAGGTCCTCACCCCCGAGGCCGCCCAGGCCTCCGACTACATCATCACCATGGGCTGCGGGGACGCCTGCCCGTACTTTCCCGGCAAGACCTACCTCGACTGGCAGCTCGAGGACCCCGCCGGACAGGGAGTCGAGGCCGTACGCCCCATCCGGGACGCGATCAAGGGCCTCATCGAGGGTCTGATCAGCGAGATCGACGCCACGTCGAAGGCCTGA
- a CDS encoding CBS domain-containing protein gives MKVSACMSAPAVSVEVATTIGEAARRMDLHGVGCLVVTEGGALRGIVTDRDIAVRAVAGGLDRDAPVGAVMTTPAVTVDAAQDIHAAYRALRTRGVRRLPVLDGHRVVGMLTVDDLLMDVFRRVADLLGPVAWSVLEEPPGPQDEIGPRGRTGEEERTGEEDPPASRARAS, from the coding sequence ATGAAGGTGTCCGCATGCATGTCGGCGCCCGCCGTGTCCGTCGAGGTCGCGACGACGATCGGGGAGGCGGCCCGTCGCATGGACCTCCACGGCGTCGGCTGCCTGGTCGTGACGGAGGGAGGCGCGCTGCGCGGCATCGTCACCGACCGTGACATCGCCGTGCGCGCCGTGGCCGGAGGGCTCGACCGCGACGCCCCGGTGGGCGCGGTCATGACCACCCCGGCCGTCACCGTCGACGCCGCCCAGGACATCCACGCGGCGTACCGGGCGCTCCGCACCCGTGGCGTCCGGCGCCTGCCCGTCCTGGACGGGCATCGGGTCGTGGGCATGCTGACCGTGGACGACCTGCTGATGGACGTCTTCCGCAGGGTCGCCGACCTGCTCGGCCCGGTCGCCTGGAGCGTCCTCGAGGAACCCCCCGGCCCCCAGGACGAGATCGGCCCGCGCGGGCGGACGGGCGAAGAGGAGCGGACGGGCGAAGAGGATCCGCCGGCTTCCCGTGCCCGTGCGTCCTGA